The genomic segment TCGTGGATCCGGCGCAGCAAGCGAAACCGCTCGCTTTTCCAGGTCGTCATGGCGACAAACATCAGGAATCCCAACAGCAGCGGTAGCCAGCCGCCGGAGAAAATCTTGAGCGCGTTGACGGCGAACATGGGCACATCGAGGCACAATAGCGCCAGCAATAGCACCGCTACCAGCAATTGGTTCCAATGCCAGTTTTTTCTGGCCACGGTACAAGACAGGATGCTGGTTAGCACCATGGTGCCGGTCACCGCGATACCGTAGGCCGCCGCCAGATTACTGGAATGCTCGAAGCTGACAATCACCAGCACCACGGCAATATACAGCAGCCAGTTGATGAAAGGAATATAAATCTGCCCCACCTCCATATCGGAAGTATGGATGATGCGCATCGGCGGCAAATATCCCAGACGCACCGCTTGGCGGGTCAAGGAAAACACGCCGGAAATCACCGCCTGAGAAGCGATAACCGTGGCAAGCGTCGCGAGAATAAGCAGCGGAATCATCACCCAATCGGGAGCGAGTAAAAAGAAAGGATTTTTGATTGCCGCCGGGGATGACAGCAACAGCGCGCCCTGACCGAAATAATTAAGCACCAGGGACGGCAGCACTGCGCTAAACCAGGCGATGCGGATGGGCAATTTACCGAAATGCCCCATATCGGCGTACAGCGCCTCCACGCCGGTAATGGCCAGCACCACCGCCCCGAGAGCAAAAAAGGAGACGGTTTGATATTCGGCAAAAAAGGCGATAGCCCATTTCGGATTGAGCGCATACAGCACTTCGGGATTACCGATAATGCCGCGCACGCCCAGAACGCCCAGCGTGAGAAACCATACCAGCATCACCGGCGCGAAAAGTTTGCCGATGCGGCCGGTGCCTTTCTTTTGAATGAAAAACAGCAGTGTCACCACCACCACGGAGAGCTGGACAATAAATTCCTGTAGCGATGGCGCGGCAATCTGTAAGCCCTCTATCGCCGACATGACCGAGATAGCCGGAGTGATCACCACTTCGCCATAAAAGAAGCTGCCGCCGATAAGGCCGATAATCACTAATACCGGCGTCAATTTGGCGCCGGTATTTCTACCTGCGAGCGACATCAGCGTCAGAATGCCGCCTTCGCCGGCGTTGTCGGCGCGCATGACGAAGAGAAGATATTTCAGCGAGACGATCAGGATCAGGAGCCAGAAAATGAGGGATAAGAAACCAAACACCGCCACGCGTTCGACGCCAAAACCATAATGGCCGGCAAGACATTCACGTAAGGTATATAAAGGACTGGTGCCAATATCACCATACACGACGCCTATTGCGGCAAGCGTAACCGCCGGCAGCGACTGCTTATGATCTTTATTCATAACCTTTTCTTCGCGCTATTTTGTCGTCCAGGAGCATGCAGTGATGCACTTCCTCGAAAACCAAAAGCGCACAGTATGCCTGAAAAATGCCGAAACCCTAATTCTAATGCTGATTATCCTCCGTTGAGGGGCGATTAACGCAAAAAAGTTGATAACGGATAAATTTACGCGAGCATTTCTTTATAAAATGCGCTGGTTTATTGTGTCCTTCTCACTACTCATAGGGATAACCGATCTGATTATGGCGCCTACGTCCCTTCTGGCAGAGAGAATCTCTCGCCTCAGCAGCGTGTTGGAAAGCGGGTTATACGAGCGGCAGCATACCATGCGGCTCTGTCTGCTGGCGGCGCTTTCCGGCGAAAGCGTGTTTTTGCTGGGGCCGCCCGGCATCGCCAAAAGCCTTATCGCCCGGCGCCTGAAGCTGGCGTTCAGCCATGCGCGCGCCTTCGATTATCTGATGACCCGCTTTTCCACGCCGGAAGAGGTGTTCGGCCCGCTGTCCATCCAGGCGCTGAAAGAGGATGGCCGCTATCACCGGATGACACCAGGGTATTTGCCGGAGGCGGAAATTGTTTTTCTGGATGAAATCTGGAAGGCGGGCCCGGCCATTTTGAACACCCTGCTTACCTCCATCAACGAACGACGGTTTCGTAACGGCGATCAGGAACAGACGATGCCGCTGCGGTTGCTTATCACCGTCTCCAATGAATTGCCGGAGGCCGACAGCGGCCTGGAAGCCCTGTATGACCGGATGTTAATCCGCCTGTGGCTGGATAAGGTCAAGGAGAAGAGTAATTTTCACGCATTGCTGACCAGTCACGCGGACAGCCAGCCGCAAGAAGTTCCCCCGCCACTGCGGGTGAGCGACGAGGAGTACCAATCCTGGCAACGGCAGATTGACAAGGTGACGCTGCCGGCGGCCTGTTTCGAGCTGATATATCTATTACGTCAGCGGCTGGAAGCGCTGCCCGAGGCGCCCTATATCTCCGACCGGCGCTGGAAAAAGGCGTTGCGTTTGCTCCAGGCCAGCGCGTTTTTCAGCGATCGCCAAAGCATCGCCCCGGTAGATATCATCCTGCTAAAGGAATGCCTGTGGCACGATCCGGCCAGTTACCAGCTCATTAATCAGTAACTTGAGCAGTTGATGGTCGAGCAGGGTTATCAACAGCAGACGATTCTGAGCAAAATACAGAACTTCAACCGCCAAAAACGTCAGCATATCGCCCAAACTCAGGCCCAGCGGGCGCTTACGTTTGCGCCTGCCAAAGCCCTTATGAGCCGTAAACCCCATTACAGCTTGCCGCCATCGCTGACGGAACCGGTGTTGACCCTCATATTGCAAACGCCGCGGGTATTGCACGATATCCACGTCGATCACATCACCGTTGAGCGTGAAGCCCTGCAACAGTGGCTGAATAAAGGAGGCGTGTTCAAGGCCCGGCTGAACGGTATCGGTTTCGCGCAGGGGCTCGAGGCACACATTAACGCTCAGCATCAGCTTGAAATAGTCGATATCAGCCTTCAGCCCTCATTGCTGGCGCTGACGGAAAACGTGCCGGCGCAGGCGGTGCCGGCTGCGCTGATGGATGATCTCGAGGAAGCCACGCGGCTCTACCACCAGCAGCGCAGCCTGTTCCACGAACAGCAAAGTTGCCTCTTTATTACCAAAGAGTGGGTCGCGAGGATTGAAGCCAGTCTGCTGGACCTTTTCCAGCAATTAGGCCAGACAGGACTGACGCGCGGTGGTGACGCTGGATACGATCAATCTGCTGTTAGCCATTGACCAGGGGCAACTGCTGGATGACATTATCTTGACCTTGATTGGCAGTCCGCAAGTTGTCTTACTATTGGAACAGTTTCCGGTGCTGAAGAAGGAATTGATGAAACGTGCGCCGCTGATGAAACCGCGGCTGGAACAGGCGCTGTGTCGAGGTAAAGTGCCTCCGGCGCTGGCCAGCGAATTTTATCTGTTTCAACAAAACCAGCTGCGGGCTCATCAGGATTTTCTCGCCCATTTGCCGGACACCCTGACGCGGCTTGCGGCCCTCTCGTCGCCGTTTTATCCCGAAGCGCAACGGCTCCATCAGGCCGCATCAAGAGAAACGGATCGCCCCGATAACGCGTTCCAAACCCTGTTTTTACAGCGTTGGCGCATCAGTTTGACGTTGCAGGCCACCACGGTGCAGCATCAACTGTTGGAAAGAGAGCGGGAGTTTCTGCTTGACGAGCTACAGCAGCAGCTCGCGATGAGCGGCGCGCTGGCGCCGCTGCTGGCGGAGAATCAACACGCCGCCGGCCGGTTGTGGGATATGGCCGCCGGGCAGGTACAACAAGGCGATTATCGTCTGCTGGTACACTATGGCGAATTTCTGCATCGGCAGCCGGAACTTCTGCAGTTGGCGGAACAATTGGGGCGCAGCCGTGAAGCGCGTTTCGTCGCCGCGCCCCATTCGCTTG from the Candidatus Sodalis pierantonius str. SOPE genome contains:
- the kup gene encoding low affinity potassium transporter Kup, with the protein product MNKDHKQSLPAVTLAAIGVVYGDIGTSPLYTLRECLAGHYGFGVERVAVFGFLSLIFWLLILIVSLKYLLFVMRADNAGEGGILTLMSLAGRNTGAKLTPVLVIIGLIGGSFFYGEVVITPAISVMSAIEGLQIAAPSLQEFIVQLSVVVVTLLFFIQKKGTGRIGKLFAPVMLVWFLTLGVLGVRGIIGNPEVLYALNPKWAIAFFAEYQTVSFFALGAVVLAITGVEALYADMGHFGKLPIRIAWFSAVLPSLVLNYFGQGALLLSSPAAIKNPFFLLAPDWVMIPLLILATLATVIASQAVISGVFSLTRQAVRLGYLPPMRIIHTSDMEVGQIYIPFINWLLYIAVVLVIVSFEHSSNLAAAYGIAVTGTMVLTSILSCTVARKNWHWNQLLVAVLLLALLCLDVPMFAVNALKIFSGGWLPLLLGFLMFVAMTTWKSERFRLLRRIHEHGNSLEALIASLEKSPPVRVPGTAVFMSRAMNVIPFALLHNLKHNKVLHERVVLLTLRTEDAPFVHNVRRVTIEALSPTFWRVVANYGYKETPDMEEIFHRCGLEGLSCRMMETSFFMSHESLILGKRPWYLMVRGKLFMALSRNALRAPDQYLIPPNRVIELGTQIEI